From the Candidatus Bathyarchaeota archaeon genome, one window contains:
- a CDS encoding DUF1801 domain-containing protein, whose translation MGRELDAFLALFSRETRENVLCLRKLVLEVLHGAFERVDFKAKMITYGYSKKEGEWVLAFVPHLKHVNVGFSRGAQLFDPQGLLSGRGELARHLKIKSEAQTQDPALRQLLEQAAKQEQT comes from the coding sequence ATGGGTAGGGAGTTGGATGCTTTTTTGGCGTTGTTTAGCAGGGAAACGCGCGAGAACGTTTTGTGCCTGCGTAAACTTGTTTTGGAGGTTTTGCACGGCGCATTTGAGCGGGTGGATTTTAAGGCAAAAATGATTACGTATGGATATAGCAAAAAGGAAGGCGAATGGGTTTTGGCGTTTGTGCCTCACCTAAAGCATGTTAACGTGGGTTTTAGCAGGGGCGCACAACTCTTTGACCCGCAAGGGTTACTGTCTGGTAGGGGCGAGTTAGCGCGGCATCTCAAAATCAAATCAGAAGCGCAAACCCAAGACCCCGCACTACGGCAACTTTTGGAGCAAGCGGCAAAACAAGAGCAAACCTAA
- a CDS encoding nicotinate phosphoribosyltransferase, whose product MKGYLAFQSEEHMVLFTDLYELTMCASYFDNGQFEPATFDLFVRRLPPHRNFFLFAGLEQVLQYLEGIHFTEEHLTYLRKQGFGEAFLEYLRDFKFTGEVWAVPEGTVVFPNEPLIRVTAPIIEAQLIETFLLNTVNLQTMIATKAAHIVQAANGKTVVEFGLRREHGIDAGMKVARSSYLAGASGTSNVLAGLAYGIPIFGTMAHSFVMSYEKEIDAFRAFAKTFPGKSTLLIDTYDDLAGAQKAVTVAKELEASGHKLGGVRLDSGDLALISKKVRSMLDENGLEYVKVFASGDLDEYKLTKLQEENAQIDAFGVGTKLGTSADYPYIDVIYKLAETIGADGVASPIMKLSEGKITLPAKKQVYRFCDSNGCYEKDYIALDSEEMGGEPLLRRVMQDGKICYALPSLDQIRTAAAENIQKLPAKHKKLANATPYPVELTHALTELIQDLEQKLRKTQIDT is encoded by the coding sequence ATGAAGGGTTATTTGGCTTTTCAAAGTGAGGAGCACATGGTTTTGTTTACGGATTTGTATGAGTTGACTATGTGTGCTAGTTATTTTGATAATGGCCAGTTTGAGCCTGCGACGTTTGATTTGTTTGTTAGGCGGTTGCCGCCGCATCGGAACTTTTTTTTGTTTGCGGGTTTGGAGCAGGTGCTGCAGTATCTGGAGGGCATACATTTTACTGAGGAGCATCTGACTTACCTGCGAAAGCAAGGTTTTGGCGAGGCGTTTTTGGAGTACCTGCGCGATTTCAAGTTTACGGGGGAGGTTTGGGCGGTTCCCGAAGGCACTGTGGTTTTTCCTAATGAGCCGCTCATACGCGTCACCGCTCCAATTATTGAAGCTCAGCTTATCGAAACTTTCCTGTTAAACACGGTCAACTTGCAGACGATGATAGCCACCAAAGCCGCGCACATCGTGCAAGCTGCAAACGGTAAAACAGTGGTCGAGTTTGGGTTGCGCAGAGAACACGGCATAGACGCAGGCATGAAAGTCGCCCGAAGCAGCTACCTCGCAGGCGCCAGCGGAACCTCCAACGTGCTTGCGGGTTTAGCGTACGGCATCCCCATTTTCGGAACCATGGCACACTCTTTTGTCATGTCGTATGAAAAAGAAATTGATGCTTTTCGCGCTTTTGCCAAAACCTTCCCAGGCAAATCTACGCTTCTTATTGATACGTATGATGATTTGGCGGGTGCCCAAAAAGCCGTAACCGTAGCCAAGGAGCTTGAGGCATCGGGGCATAAGCTTGGTGGCGTGCGTTTAGACAGTGGCGACTTAGCTTTGATTAGCAAGAAAGTCCGCAGCATGCTTGACGAGAACGGCTTAGAATACGTGAAAGTGTTTGCAAGTGGCGACTTGGACGAATACAAACTCACCAAGCTACAAGAGGAAAACGCGCAAATCGACGCGTTTGGCGTAGGCACAAAACTTGGAACCTCCGCCGACTACCCCTACATCGATGTCATCTACAAACTAGCCGAAACCATAGGCGCAGACGGCGTGGCTTCTCCGATTATGAAGCTTAGCGAAGGCAAAATCACGCTTCCCGCTAAAAAACAGGTCTACCGCTTCTGCGACTCCAACGGCTGCTACGAAAAAGACTACATCGCTCTAGATAGTGAAGAAATGGGCGGCGAGCCCTTGCTTAGGCGGGTTATGCAAGACGGCAAAATCTGTTACGCCCTGCCCAGCTTGGATCAGATACGCACAGCTGCGGCGGAAAACATCCAAAAACTTCCAGCTAAACACAAAAAACTCGCCAACGCCACGCCGTACCCCGTGGAGCTAACCCATGCTCTAACTGAGCTCATACAGGATTTGGAGCAGAAACTGCGGAAAACCCAAATTGATACGTAG
- a CDS encoding hydroxymethylglutaryl-CoA synthase, translating into MSSEPIERRVSYLGDRLRASRCQICGKEYFDVRDYCGDCGRKSYEKMDAVDLFYDKGTLELCTLVTEPTNKFTKLGSYVYGIVAFHNGKIRVPCRLTDQIIKKGETIDFSSLEGREVVPRFRRRYSVTKKEVIPTISLAFTLADEYYPHREYVVNAKNKEYEFPGIVGYGVYTSRFRIREGGMERAVPFVDEDAVTAAVEAGKSALIHCGIDSSQVGKVYVGSESNPYAVKPIASKVAQVLKLGEEDGDLQSVDAVDTEFACKAATSMFKDAAALVNYPRSNVKYAMVIGADNSQAAPRGCPGGELDLFVGYGGAAFIFGKHDVIAEIEGWYSCTSDTPDFWRRDGEAFPMHGGRFTGDPAYFKHVRKAASKLMEQKNLQASDLDYFVPHQPNPAFPVKVAKELGFKEEQYGCALQVNKFGNTYSGCSPVGLAAVLDIAKPDAHILVASYGSGAGSDAYLLRTTRQLLEKRKQQKLTVKYQTDNPFAEYVDYTTYRRLKSGM; encoded by the coding sequence ATGAGCAGCGAACCCATCGAACGCAGAGTCTCCTACCTAGGCGATAGACTCCGAGCCAGCCGATGCCAAATATGCGGCAAAGAATACTTTGACGTACGCGACTACTGCGGCGACTGCGGCAGAAAAAGCTACGAAAAAATGGACGCCGTAGACCTCTTCTACGACAAAGGCACCCTAGAACTGTGCACCCTAGTCACCGAACCCACTAACAAATTCACCAAACTCGGCAGCTACGTCTACGGCATAGTCGCCTTCCACAACGGCAAAATCCGCGTCCCCTGCCGACTCACCGACCAAATCATCAAAAAAGGCGAAACCATAGACTTCTCCTCCCTAGAAGGACGCGAAGTCGTCCCGCGTTTTCGCCGACGCTACTCCGTAACCAAAAAAGAAGTCATCCCCACCATCTCCTTAGCCTTCACGTTAGCCGACGAATACTATCCCCACCGCGAATACGTCGTAAACGCCAAAAACAAAGAATACGAGTTTCCCGGCATTGTGGGTTATGGCGTGTACACGTCTCGTTTTAGGATTCGTGAGGGTGGTATGGAGCGTGCGGTGCCGTTTGTTGATGAAGACGCTGTGACTGCGGCGGTGGAGGCGGGAAAATCCGCTTTGATTCACTGCGGCATCGACAGCTCACAGGTAGGCAAGGTCTACGTGGGGTCAGAGTCCAACCCGTACGCCGTAAAACCTATCGCCTCCAAGGTCGCTCAGGTGCTAAAGCTTGGTGAAGAAGACGGCGATTTGCAAAGCGTGGACGCTGTGGACACAGAGTTCGCCTGCAAAGCCGCAACCAGCATGTTCAAAGACGCCGCAGCCCTTGTAAATTACCCGCGTTCAAACGTCAAATACGCCATGGTCATAGGCGCCGACAACAGCCAAGCTGCGCCGCGAGGATGCCCCGGTGGAGAGCTGGATTTGTTTGTGGGTTATGGCGGAGCTGCATTCATCTTTGGCAAGCACGATGTCATCGCCGAAATTGAAGGCTGGTACTCGTGCACTTCAGATACGCCTGATTTTTGGCGCCGCGACGGCGAAGCATTCCCCATGCACGGAGGCAGATTCACCGGCGACCCCGCATACTTCAAACACGTACGCAAAGCCGCATCCAAACTTATGGAGCAAAAAAACCTCCAAGCCAGCGACTTGGACTACTTCGTGCCCCACCAACCTAACCCCGCGTTCCCCGTGAAAGTCGCCAAGGAGCTGGGCTTTAAAGAGGAACAGTACGGCTGCGCGTTGCAGGTTAACAAGTTCGGAAACACCTACTCAGGTTGCTCTCCTGTCGGATTAGCCGCAGTGCTTGACATAGCCAAACCCGACGCCCACATCCTAGTTGCCAGCTACGGCTCAGGCGCAGGAAGCGACGCCTACTTGCTGCGAACAACCCGCCAACTGCTCGAGAAACGCAAACAACAAAAACTAACCGTCAAATACCAAACCGACAACCCCTTCGCCGAATACGTCGACTACACAACATACCGCCGCCTAAAAAGCGGCATGTAA